A single Lactuca sativa cultivar Salinas chromosome 8, Lsat_Salinas_v11, whole genome shotgun sequence DNA region contains:
- the LOC111893308 gene encoding scarecrow-like protein 9 — translation MVMDGRLKVEYGSLNLNAMKRNEYASILSDQNFLNAMNLNESSIDWNSITSLPDSAASNHILPSSLNDKGDHHEDLDFSDLVLKYINQMLMEEDIEEKNCMLQKSAALHATEKSFYDALMKKELPYDKYATSESITYINGRDLSCDVTDSPLLPNPLIDFDSQSRFHPSVSSTSNVVDSPVSILSFPDTVKVEIKHEINSIPDESRGKKNHHSKDHSDDERTSKQSAVYAEPTVRSKMFDEILLYGGGNKTHPFKSQPKESKPVKSRGKKQGSKKEVVDLRTLLTLCAQSVSTNDQIGVTDLLKKIRQHASPTGDGMQRLAHYFSIGLEARMAGSGTGIYNSLISKPTSAIDILKAYHLFLGILPFTKLSHFVSNKTIIQTSQNKTKLHIIDFGIFYGFQWPSVIQSLSSRPGGPPELRITGIDFPCPGFRPSQRVEETGSRLSNYAETFGVKFKFKAIAQKWETITLQDLELDSEETLIVNCPYRLRNLLDETVMADNDSPRNKVLKLIKETNPQIFIQGIVNGSYNAPFFVTRFREALFFFSSLFDLLEANVGREVEERMLIERTIWGREAMNVIACEGGERIERPETYKQWQVRNQRIGFRQVAFDREILEVAKEKTRLLGYHKDFVIDEDGGWMLQGWKGRILYAISCWKPC, via the coding sequence ATGGTCATGGATGGGCGATTGAAGGTGGAATACGGTTCATTGAATTTGAATGCAATGAAACGCAACGAATATGCTTCAATTCTATCGGATCAGAATTTTCTAAACGCAATGAATCTCAACGAGTCATCTATAGATTGGAACTCCATTACAAGCTTACCTGATTCAGCCGCTAGTAATCATATCCTTCCATCTTCCTTGAACGATAAAGGAGATCATCATGAAGATCTCGATTTCAGTGACTTAGTTCTCAAGTACATAAACCAGATGCTTATGGAAGAAGATATAGAAGAGAAGAACTGCATGCTTCAAAAATCCGCTGCTCTTCACGCCACAGAGAAATCTTTCTATGATGCTCTTATGAAAAAAGAACTTCCGTATGATAAATATGCTACATCAGAATCCATCACTTACATTAATGGTAGAGATCTTAGTTGTGATGTTACCGATTCTCCTCTTTTACCTAATCCTCTGATCGATTTTGATTCACAGTCTAGATTCCATCCCTCAGTAAGCAGTACTAGTAATGTCGTGGATTCACCTGTGAGTATTCTAAGTTTTCCCGATACAGTCAAAGTAGAGATCAAACATGAAATCAATTCCATTCCAGATGAATCAAGAGGAAAGAAGAATCATCATTCCAAAGATCATTCAGATGATGAAAGAACTTCCAAGCAATCTGCAGTTTATGCTGAACCAACTGTTAGATCAAAGATGTTTGATGAAATCCTACTATATGGTGGTGGAAACAAAACTCATCCTTTCAAAAGTCAACCAAAGGAATCAAAACCGGTCAAATCCCGTGGTAAGAAACAAGGTAGTAAAAAAGAAGTAGTAGATTTAAGAACACTTTTAACCCTCTGTGCACAATCCGTTTCCACAAATGATCAAATTGGTGTAACCGATTTACTAAAGAAAATAAGACAACACGCATCACCAACAGGAGACGGAATGCAAAGATTAGCCCATTACTTTTCCATCGGTCTCGAAGCAAGAATGGCTGGCTCCGGAACCGGAATCTACAATTCCCTCATCTCCAAACCCACATCAGCAATCGACATCTTAAAAGCTTACCATTTATTCCTTGGAATCCTCCCCTTCACTAAACTCTCACATTTCGTTTCCAACAAAACCATCATCCAAACatcccaaaacaaaacaaaactccATATCATAGATTTCGGAATCTTTTACGGATTTCAATGGCCTTCTGTAATCCAAAGTCTCTCGTCTAGACCGGGTGGCCCACCGGAATTGCGCATCACCGGAATCGATTTCCCCTGTCCCGGATTCCGACCTTCACAACGGGTCGAAGAAACCGGGTCTCGGTTATCCAATTACGCGGAAACGTTTGGTGTAAAGTTCAAATTCAAAGCCATAGCTCAAAAATGGGAAACAATTACACTCCAAGATCTTGAACTTGATAGtgaagaaaccctaattgtgaattgTCCTTACAGGTTAAGAAACTTACTTGATGAGACAGTAATGGCGGATAATGATAGCCCGAGGAATAAGGTTTTGAAACTAATTAAAGAAACGAATCCACAAATCTTTATACAGGGGATTGTGAATGGTTCATATAACGCGCCTTTTTTCGTGACAAGATTTAGAGAGGCTTTGTTTTTCTTTTCATCTTTGTTTGATTTGCTTGAGGCGAATGTGGGGCGTGAGGTTGAAGAAAGGATGTTGATTGAGAGGACAATTTGGGGACGTGAAGCCATGAATGTGATTGCGTGTGAAGGTGGTGAAAGGATTGAGAGACCCGAGACTTATAAACAATGGCAGGTGAGGAATCAACGGATAGGGTTTCGCCAGGTGGCGTTTGATCGGGAGATTTTGGAGGTAGCTAAAGAGAAGACGAGGTTGTTGGGGTATCATAAAGATTTTGTGATTGATGAAGATGGTGGTTGGATGTTGCAGGGGTGGAAAGGAAGGATTTTGTATGCGATTTCTTGTTGGAAACCATGTTGA